In Vigna angularis cultivar LongXiaoDou No.4 chromosome 8, ASM1680809v1, whole genome shotgun sequence, one DNA window encodes the following:
- the LOC108343689 gene encoding cleavage and polyadenylation specificity factor subunit 2, producing MGTSVQVTPLCGVYNENPLSYLVSIDGFNFLVDCGWNDQFDPSLLQPLSRVASTIDAVLLSHADTLHLGALPYAIKQLGLSAPVYSTEPVFRLGLLTMYDQYLSRKQVSEFDLFTLDDIDSAFQSVTRLTYSQNHHLSGKGEGIVIAPHVAGHLLGGTVWKITKDGEDVIYAVDFNHRKERHLNGTALGSFVRPAVLITDAYNALNNQPYRRQKDKEFGDILKKTLRAGGNVLLPVDTAGRVLELILLLESYWSDENLNYPIYFLTYVASSTIDYVKSFLEWMSDSIAKSFEKTRENIFLLKYVTLLINKTDLDNAPEGPKVVLASMASLEAGFSHDIFVEWANDSKNLVLFTERGQFATLARMLQADPPPKAVKVVVSKRVPLVGEELIAYEEEQDRIKKEALKASLMKEEELKTSHGSENNNSDPMVIDSGNNHVPPEVAGPRGGGYRDIFIDGFVPPSTSVAPMFPCYENTSEWDDFGEVINPDDYVIKDEDMNQIAMHGGGDINGKLDEGAAGLILDTKPSKVVSDERTVQVKCVLVYMDFEGRSDGRSIKNILSHVAPLKLVLVHGSAEATEHLKQHCLKHVCPHVYAPQIDETIDVTSDLCAYKVQLSEKLMSNVLFKKLGDYEVAWVDAVVGKTENDMLSLLPVSEAAPPHKSVLVGDLKLADIKQFLSGKGVQVEFAGGALRCGEYVTLRKVGDATQKGGGSGAQQIVIEGPLCEDYYKIRDYLYSQFYLL from the exons ATGGGAACATCAGTGCAGGTAACGCCACTGTGTGGAGTGTACAATGAGAACCCTCTCTCGTATTTGGTCTCCATTGATGGCTTCAACTTCCTCGTCGACTGTGGCTGGAACGACCAATTCGACCCCTCACTCCTTCAACCCCTCTCCAg GGTAGCATCAACCATTGATGCTGTCTTGCTTTCACATGCTGATACACTTCACCTTGGTGCCCTCCCATATGCCATTAAGCAGCTCGGACTCTCTGCCCCGGTTTATTCAACTGAACCTGTCTTCAGATTGGGCCTTCTCACTATGTATGACCAGTACCTTTCAAGAAAG CAAGTGTCGGAATTCGATCTGTTCACATTGGATGATATTGATTCTGCTTTCCAGAGTGTAACGAGGCTAACATATTCTCAGAATCATCATCTGTCAG GCAAAGGAGAAGGAATTGTGATTGCTCCTCATGTTGCTGGACATCTTTTGGGAGGTACTGTTTGGAAAATTACAAAGGATGGTGAGGATGTCATATATGCTGTTGATTTTAATCACAGGAAAGAAAG gcATTTGAATGGAACTGCTCTTGGTTCTTTTGTGCGGCCTGCTGTTCTAATAACTGATGCTTACAATGCTTTGAACAATCAGCCTTACAGACGTCAAAAGGACAAAGAATTTGGAG ATATCTTAAAGAAGACTCTAAGAGCAGGTGGCAATGTATTACTACCTGTTGACACTGCTGGACGAGTGTTGGAACTTATTCTGTTGTTGGAATCG TATTGGTCTGATGAAAACTTGAACTACCCTATATACTTTCTTACATATGTTGCTTCCAGCACAATTGATTACGTGAAGAGTTTCCTTGAGTGGATGAGTGATTCCATAGCAAAGTCTTTTGAAAAAACTcgtgaaaatatttttcttctgaa GTATGTTACCCTTCTGATTAACAAGACTGACCTTGACAATGCTCCAGAGGGTCCAAAg GTGGTTCTAGCATCCATGGCAAGTTTGGAAGCAGGCTTTTCTCATGATATATTTGTTGAGTGGGCCAATGATTCAAAAAATCTTGTGCTTTTTACTGAAAGAGGCCAG TTTGCCACACTAGCTCGTATGCTCCAAGCTGATCCACCACCAAAAGCTGTCAAAGTTGTTGTGTCCAAGCGAGTTCCTTTGGTTGGGGAAGAGCTTATTGCCTACGAAGAAGAGCAAGATCGAATAAAAAAAGAAGCTTTAAAAGCCAGTCTTATGAAAGAGGAAGAATTGAAAACATCTCATGGGTCTGAGAATAATAATAGTGATCCAATGGTCATTGATTCTGGCAATAATCATGTACCACCAGAAG TGGCTGGTCCACGAGGTGGAGGATACCGGGATATATTTATTGATGGATTTGTTCCCCCTTCCACGAGTGTTGCTCCAATGTTTCCCTGTTATGAGAATACATCAGAATGGGATGATTTTGGAGAAGTCATAAATCCAGATGATTATGTAATTAAGGATGAAGACATGAATCAGATTGCAATGCAC GGAGGTGGTGATATAAATGGAAAACTTGATGAAGGTGCTGCAGGTTTAATACTTGATACAAAGCCATCAAAAGTTGTATCTGATGAAAGGACT gtGCAAGTTAAGTGTGTATTGGTTTACATGGATTTTGAAGGACGTTCAGATGGAAGATCCATCAAAAATATTCTATCTCATGTGGCTCCCTTGAAGCTG GTTTTGGTGCATGGGTCAGCAGAAGCTACAGAGCATCTGAAGCAGCACTGCCTGAAGCATGTTTGTCCTCACGTTTATGCTCCCCAAATTGATGAGACAATTGATGTGACCTCTGATTTATGTGCTTACAAG GTTCAACTATCTGAGAAGCTAATGAGTAATGTACTCTTCAAAAAG CTGGGAGATTATGAAGTAGCTTGGGTAGATGCTGTAGTAGGGAAGACAGAAAACGACATGCTTTCTCTGCTCCCTGTTTCTGAAGCGGCTCCTCCACATAAGTCTGTTCTTGTTGGTGATTTGAAATTGGCAGATATCAAACAGTTTCTCTCTGGCAAGGGTGTTCAG GTGGAGTTTGCTGGTGGAGCTTTACGTTGTGGTGAATACGTAACTCTTCGGAAAGTTGGCGATGCAACTCAGAAG GGTGGTGGTTCTGGTGCTCAGCAAATTGTTATTGAAGGTCCTCTGTGTGAAGATTACTATAAAATTCGTGACTATCTCTATTCACAATTTTATTTGCTTTAG